A window of Myxococcales bacterium contains these coding sequences:
- a CDS encoding VWA domain-containing protein, whose amino-acid sequence MSSKRLTGLVGSLAACAIVVACGGGGTEDPGAFPTGTGDGNGNGTGTGNGNGTGTGNGPFGGPTQPGGGNVNAECASVKAQADKLPLEMIVVLDKSGSMCEYTQNTNPRDCNNTSSKWKVVTKALETFFRSFESAEITVSLIAFPNGNECSAATYQTPIERQKLPLGADALVAKMNGLSPNGSTPTTPAAQGAVAYAKTVDAALAGKGKTVIVFATDGLPQDCNGNTIAAAGNAVATVSSTIKSYVIGVGNLLTPLNELAVKGGTTKAILVSTANTTQASTDLTTALSAIRGESLACEYAMPAAPQGQTLDINKVNVQFTLEGGQPETLPYSADCSNMKGWRYDNAQAPTKITLCQNACDNVKAVAGTKAKLDVVLGCKTEGGTPR is encoded by the coding sequence ATGAGCTCGAAGCGCTTGACTGGTCTCGTGGGCTCGCTCGCAGCGTGTGCGATCGTCGTCGCGTGCGGAGGCGGAGGAACCGAGGACCCAGGCGCGTTCCCGACCGGAACCGGCGACGGCAACGGCAACGGCACGGGGACCGGCAACGGCAACGGCACGGGGACCGGCAACGGCCCCTTCGGCGGCCCGACGCAGCCCGGCGGCGGCAACGTCAACGCGGAGTGCGCGTCGGTCAAGGCGCAGGCCGACAAGCTCCCCCTCGAGATGATCGTGGTGCTCGATAAGTCGGGCAGCATGTGCGAGTACACGCAGAACACGAACCCGCGCGACTGCAACAACACGTCGTCGAAGTGGAAGGTCGTGACGAAGGCGCTCGAGACGTTCTTCCGCAGCTTCGAGTCGGCCGAGATCACCGTGTCGCTCATCGCCTTCCCCAACGGGAACGAGTGCAGCGCGGCCACCTACCAGACGCCCATCGAGCGCCAGAAGCTCCCGCTCGGCGCCGACGCCCTCGTGGCGAAGATGAACGGCCTCTCCCCGAACGGCTCGACGCCGACGACCCCGGCCGCCCAAGGCGCGGTCGCGTACGCGAAGACGGTCGACGCCGCCCTCGCGGGCAAGGGCAAGACCGTGATCGTGTTCGCCACCGACGGCCTCCCCCAAGACTGCAACGGCAACACGATCGCCGCCGCCGGCAACGCCGTGGCCACCGTGTCGTCGACGATCAAATCGTACGTCATCGGCGTCGGCAACCTGCTCACCCCCCTGAACGAGCTCGCCGTGAAGGGTGGGACCACGAAGGCCATCCTCGTGAGCACCGCCAACACGACCCAGGCGAGCACCGACCTCACCACCGCGCTCTCGGCCATCCGCGGCGAGTCGCTCGCGTGCGAGTACGCCATGCCGGCCGCGCCCCAAGGGCAGACGCTCGACATCAACAAGGTCAACGTGCAGTTCACGCTCGAGGGTGGCCAGCCCGAGACGCTGCCCTACAGCGCCGACTGCTCCAACATGAAGGGCTGGCGCTACGACAACGCCCAGGCCCCGACCAAGATCACGCTCTGCCAAAACGCGTGCGACAACGTGAAGGCCGTGGCAGGCACCAAAGCGAAGCTCGACGTCGTGCTCGGCTGCAAGACCGAGGGCGGCACGCCGCGCTGA
- a CDS encoding formylglycine-generating enzyme family protein, giving the protein MIRVPPSAFPMGSDHESRAEKPMHRVVLSKAFFIDALEVTAGAYAACVAKGACTPPIVHFGAGSDPLQKGCNTSPERARHPANCVDQIQAGKYCAFAGKRLPTEAEWELAARGTDGRDYPWGDAPPKSCAQGILRGLTGGCEKKLETFEVGLTPEGRSPFGAWDMSGNVWEWVADGFADYPATEVKDPFVAPGTGPDAKGVLRGGSFDYATTVAKTSSRLGLLRTAGHVSTGFRCAKD; this is encoded by the coding sequence ATGATCCGCGTCCCGCCCTCGGCGTTCCCCATGGGCTCGGACCACGAGTCGCGCGCCGAGAAGCCCATGCATCGCGTGGTCCTCTCCAAGGCCTTCTTCATCGACGCGCTCGAGGTCACGGCAGGCGCCTACGCGGCTTGCGTCGCGAAGGGAGCATGCACGCCGCCGATCGTGCACTTCGGCGCGGGCAGCGACCCTCTCCAGAAGGGGTGCAACACGAGCCCCGAGCGCGCACGCCACCCGGCCAACTGCGTCGATCAAATCCAGGCGGGCAAGTACTGCGCGTTCGCCGGAAAGCGCCTCCCCACCGAGGCCGAGTGGGAGCTCGCCGCGCGTGGCACCGACGGCCGCGACTACCCCTGGGGAGACGCGCCGCCCAAGTCGTGTGCGCAGGGCATCCTGCGTGGGCTCACCGGCGGCTGCGAGAAGAAGCTCGAGACGTTCGAGGTCGGCCTCACCCCCGAAGGAAGGAGCCCGTTCGGTGCCTGGGACATGTCGGGAAATGTGTGGGAATGGGTCGCCGACGGGTTCGCGGACTATCCGGCGACGGAGGTGAAAGACCCGTTCGTCGCGCCGGGCACCGGACCCGACGCCAAGGGTGTCCTCCGGGGCGGCTCGTTCGACTACGCGACGACCGTGGCCAAGACGAGCTCGCGGCTCGGGTTGCTCCGCACGGCGGGCCACGTGAGCACCGGCTTCCGCTGCGCGAAGGACTGA